The window AGAGTTATTGAAAGGCTTCACAGCCACCCCTGATTCATCAGTGAAGTCATTTCAGCCTTTACTGAGTGACTCACTTGGTAACTACTCGTTCGGCTTTGTCCGAGTTGATCAAACTCAGCTAGCTCTTGCAGTGATCCATGTTCAATCGCTAGAGCAAGTTTGGATCGCAGGAAAGAGTCCATTGGCTAAATGGTCATCCGATATTCGTTTGTTGTTTAATGGCAGTCTTGTGGTTTCGGATAAACGGGTAGGGGTATTATGGTCAAGTTATACCGATGGGGATCGAGTTTGGTTATCTAACACGTCTAATTTGTTGATAGAAAGTAGTGGAGACCAAAAACTAATGTTATGGCAAAGTTTTGACTTTCCCTATAATACCCTTATGGAGAATCAAAATTTCACTAGTACCATGACACTAGTTTCTTCGAATGGGATGTATTCGATGAAGCTTGGACCCGATTTTATTGGGTTCTATGCCAAATATGATGCAAATTCGAACTCGGATCAGGGTCATCTTTACTTTCAACATAATCCAATGGAAGCCAAAGCTCAAGTTATGAAAGGTCAGGGTCCTATCCGGGCAATGGTTAGTCCGGATGGATTTTTAGGTATGTATCAAAATGGGTCAACTCCTGTTGATGTATTGCCTTTTAGTAGTTTCCAACAACCTGGGAAAGGTAACCGTCGAGTTCGATTAGAACCCGATGGTAACCTGGTTGGGTATTATTGGGCGAGATCATCCTGGCTCGTAGATTTCAAGCTAATCTCGAACCAGTGTGATCTACCTAGCTCATGTGGACCTTATGGTCTATGCCAGCCTGGCAAAGGATGTTCTTGTTTAGATAACCGTACAGATTACGAATCTGGACAATGTGTCACGGGAGAGAATAAACTTTCTAATGACAACTTTTGTCAGACAAAATATGGCATTTTGAGACGAACCGGAGTCGAGCTACCAAACAAAGAGATAATGGCTTACACGATCATGAGTTCGTTAGAAAAATGTGAAAGTACATGTGAGCAAAAATGCACGTGTTGGGGTGCGGTGTATAGTAACACATCCGGATTTTGCTACATTATAGATTACCCCATACAATCAATAGTTGAGGTACTAGATGTGACCAAAATGGGTTATTTTAAGGTGAGGGCTGGTCATGGAAAAGACAATACGTTAGTGGGGTTATGGGTTGGATTAGGATTATTATGTGGGTTAGTTCTGTTATTATTGGGAGTTGGAGGGATGTATTTATACAAGAGGGAAAATAGAGGGGTGAAAGGGTATGTAGAGGAAGATGGGATGAATGGTGGGGTGGGTCCATATAAAAATTTGGGTACATCAAGTTTTAAGTCTATAGAGTTAAGTGAGAGGTGACGCATTCAATGAcgtttttttaatgttttgtatGTTAAACTTTGACTATGTTTGACTTTTATGTCGCTTTATGGGCCGAGATATGTTAATGGATTTTGATGGGACCCATCCATGCTGGTCAAGAAACGCGATACTAATTTTtctgtaatttttattttgtataactTAAATAATTATAGGTTGTACCCGGCCATAACGTGACAGGACTTGCGATTTTTTTCTATGGATATGTAAATAAAACTATTTGTGTTGTAATTATTTTCTTATCTATAAATATCTTTCAAAatgttaaattttgttttggaCATGTTCACACTAGTATATTGTGTATTGTCAGCTTTGATAGACATATCTATCATGTTTTTTACCATcatgaaatgtttctttttcctGCAA is drawn from Erigeron canadensis isolate Cc75 chromosome 9, C_canadensis_v1, whole genome shotgun sequence and contains these coding sequences:
- the LOC122583678 gene encoding PAN domain-containing protein At5g03700 → MVELTQIYMFIIIIVIIFISQPIFAKEQELLKGFTATPDSSVKSFQPLLSDSLGNYSFGFVRVDQTQLALAVIHVQSLEQVWIAGKSPLAKWSSDIRLLFNGSLVVSDKRVGVLWSSYTDGDRVWLSNTSNLLIESSGDQKLMLWQSFDFPYNTLMENQNFTSTMTLVSSNGMYSMKLGPDFIGFYAKYDANSNSDQGHLYFQHNPMEAKAQVMKGQGPIRAMVSPDGFLGMYQNGSTPVDVLPFSSFQQPGKGNRRVRLEPDGNLVGYYWARSSWLVDFKLISNQCDLPSSCGPYGLCQPGKGCSCLDNRTDYESGQCVTGENKLSNDNFCQTKYGILRRTGVELPNKEIMAYTIMSSLEKCESTCEQKCTCWGAVYSNTSGFCYIIDYPIQSIVEVLDVTKMGYFKVRAGHGKDNTLVGLWVGLGLLCGLVLLLLGVGGMYLYKRENRGVKGYVEEDGMNGGVGPYKNLGTSSFKSIELSER